The Parvularculales bacterium genome includes a window with the following:
- the tyrS gene encoding tyrosine--tRNA ligase, producing the protein MSERGFIHQCSDEQALDAVAAQGSLTAYIGFDCTAPSLHVGNLLGIMVLRKLQQSGHKPIIVIGGGTTRIGDPSGTDKNRRILTDEEININIEGISQVFSRFLNIGDGPTDALIINNDLWLRELNYIDFLCEYGRHFSVNRMLTFDSVKLRLERDQSLSFIEFNYMVIQAYDFLELNQRYNCVLQMGGSDQWGNIINGIELSRRVNGVNLFALTTPLLTTASGTKMGKTEKGAVWLNEVDLSSYDYWQFWRNTDDSDVIRFLRLFTDLPPAEIDRLGMLQGHEVNEAKKILATEATRLAHGDEAAEQAAQAAHSVFENNAPDDALPTYRVSKAILEQGLGLQEACRYAELAASNSEARRHIRNKAVRVNNTLIEDEAARLYMSDLSIKDIIKLSVGKKRHALIKVVD; encoded by the coding sequence ATGAGTGAACGCGGATTTATCCATCAATGCTCCGACGAGCAGGCGTTGGATGCCGTTGCCGCTCAAGGCTCCCTTACGGCTTATATCGGCTTTGATTGCACCGCCCCATCGCTCCATGTGGGCAACCTACTGGGTATTATGGTGCTCCGCAAACTTCAGCAGAGCGGGCACAAGCCCATTATTGTTATTGGCGGAGGCACAACCCGAATTGGAGACCCGTCCGGTACGGACAAAAACCGCCGCATTTTGACGGACGAAGAAATCAACATCAACATTGAAGGCATATCGCAGGTGTTCAGCCGCTTTTTGAATATCGGCGATGGTCCTACCGATGCCTTGATTATCAATAATGATCTCTGGTTGAGGGAACTCAACTACATTGATTTTCTCTGTGAGTATGGCCGTCATTTTTCTGTAAACCGAATGCTTACATTTGACTCGGTCAAATTGCGCCTCGAGCGTGATCAATCGCTTAGTTTTATAGAGTTTAACTATATGGTGATTCAGGCTTATGATTTTCTGGAGCTCAACCAGCGGTATAATTGTGTTCTCCAGATGGGGGGTAGTGACCAATGGGGTAATATCATCAATGGGATTGAATTAAGCCGCCGCGTAAATGGTGTTAATCTCTTTGCTCTTACAACCCCTTTACTCACCACGGCTTCTGGAACAAAAATGGGAAAAACAGAAAAAGGGGCAGTGTGGTTGAACGAAGTGGACCTCTCATCTTATGATTATTGGCAGTTCTGGCGCAATACGGACGATAGCGATGTCATTCGCTTCCTGCGTTTGTTCACTGATTTGCCTCCTGCGGAGATTGACCGACTTGGCATGCTGCAAGGCCATGAGGTTAACGAGGCCAAAAAGATTCTGGCCACAGAAGCCACCCGTCTAGCTCACGGGGATGAAGCTGCTGAGCAAGCTGCTCAGGCGGCTCATTCCGTTTTTGAAAATAATGCGCCAGATGACGCTCTGCCCACCTATCGGGTTTCCAAAGCAATCCTAGAGCAGGGCCTAGGTCTTCAAGAGGCGTGCCGCTATGCTGAGCTAGCCGCCTCCAACAGTGAAGCCCGTCGCCACATTCGCAACAAAGCGGTACGGGTTAACAACACCCTCATTGAAGACGAGGCTGCCCGGCTATACATGAGTGATTTATCCATAAAGGATATTATTAAACTTTCCGTGGGCAAGAAACGCCACGCCCTTATTAAAGTCGTGGATTAA
- a CDS encoding ferritin-like domain-containing protein: MSNNQMSGNQRAMTIDPAYDAVAPDDFQAMIEVDRYGQRSSVFDKIISATHDHFWDPLDESYIDFTRPFDMKNEPLMPGRYVAELRTAVADKLDEGQKVAFINEAVRWSLSSILHGEQGALSLSASLCHILRDPGAQEYAANQTREEARHVTGFSRYIQARWGKPTPVGTRLGLLLDDIVNSPLVWKKLVGMQMILEGLAMGSFAQFYNHTNDPLLKRLMQLVMTDEAFHHKFGKIWADRTVPHLQEVEHNLVEDWALEVFMDLLRNGLDPEQRQGLYAQFGLDWQWVRGALMEAMTDKTVRTTMSKETSIFRTLIKTLVKAGIITERTAPHYAAYVDVEELHNESDRMIGDSIAEEGIKYLREINGADGEKALFAMTGTAGE, encoded by the coding sequence ATGTCAAATAACCAGATGTCAGGTAATCAGAGGGCCATGACCATTGATCCGGCGTATGATGCCGTAGCTCCCGATGACTTTCAGGCTATGATAGAGGTTGACCGTTATGGTCAGCGCTCCTCGGTTTTTGACAAAATTATCTCGGCTACCCATGACCATTTCTGGGATCCTCTGGACGAGAGTTATATTGATTTCACCCGGCCTTTTGACATGAAAAATGAACCTCTGATGCCGGGGCGCTACGTTGCGGAGTTGCGTACAGCAGTAGCAGATAAGCTTGATGAGGGGCAGAAGGTGGCTTTTATTAATGAGGCTGTGCGCTGGAGTCTATCGTCTATTCTTCATGGTGAGCAAGGGGCGTTATCTCTTTCAGCAAGCCTGTGTCATATTCTAAGAGATCCGGGCGCTCAGGAATATGCGGCCAACCAGACTCGTGAAGAAGCGCGGCATGTAACAGGTTTTTCTCGCTACATTCAGGCTCGTTGGGGTAAGCCAACACCTGTGGGCACACGTCTTGGCCTTTTACTGGATGATATTGTGAACTCTCCGCTGGTTTGGAAGAAACTGGTGGGCATGCAGATGATCTTAGAAGGCTTAGCCATGGGTTCGTTTGCACAATTCTACAATCATACCAATGATCCCTTGTTGAAGCGTTTGATGCAGTTGGTAATGACGGATGAAGCTTTTCACCACAAGTTTGGCAAAATCTGGGCTGACCGGACTGTTCCGCACTTGCAGGAAGTAGAACATAATTTGGTGGAAGATTGGGCGTTGGAGGTCTTTATGGATCTGTTGCGCAATGGGCTGGATCCAGAGCAAAGGCAAGGCTTATATGCACAATTTGGCTTGGATTGGCAGTGGGTGCGTGGTGCTTTGATGGAGGCCATGACAGATAAAACTGTGCGGACCACAATGTCTAAGGAGACAAGTATTTTCCGTACACTGATAAAAACCCTTGTGAAGGCGGGCATTATAACGGAACGGACGGCTCCTCACTATGCAGCCTATGTAGACGTGGAAGAGTTGCATAATGAGAGCGACCGCATGATTGGCGATTCAATCGCTGAAGAGGGAATAAAGTATCTTCGTGAGATTAATGGTGCTGACGGTGAAAAGGCACTATTTGCTATGACCGGAACGGCGGGTGAATAG
- a CDS encoding anhydro-N-acetylmuramic acid kinase — protein MNNRSPDNRFLISPEVLSSVLRPPLAGQMTALGLMSGTSLDGIDVALLTTDGGRILHHGPAMMVSYEEEKRALLQAALEAATHWSPETPLPETLVEAERVITHAHKCAVDEFIETHGISRETIDLIGFHGQTVLHQPGRQRTVQLGQGDRLACETGIDVINDFRSADVAVGGQGAPLASLYHMAMAVSMDMETPLAVVNIGGIANVTFIDIRNPSEAYLLACDTGPGNGLLNDWIGRHLGLPHDQEGRLALAGTVDELALARFMALDFFSEVPPKSLDRLHFDLGAVGHLNVADGAATLTAFTATAIARVVEHLPEAPVRWIICGGGRHNPALMAALSRCLSGTVEPAEAIGWRGDSLEAEAFAWLAVRSAQGLALSVPGTTGAPQPVCGGQRHLAKGNS, from the coding sequence ATGAATAATCGATCTCCTGATAATAGATTTTTGATTTCCCCAGAAGTGCTGTCATCTGTCCTTCGACCTCCCTTGGCTGGGCAGATGACAGCACTTGGCTTGATGAGTGGTACGTCTCTTGATGGGATTGATGTCGCATTGCTTACCACCGATGGCGGCAGGATATTGCACCACGGTCCTGCCATGATGGTGTCTTATGAGGAAGAGAAGCGGGCATTGTTACAGGCGGCCCTGGAGGCGGCGACCCACTGGTCGCCGGAGACGCCCCTGCCTGAAACATTGGTTGAGGCTGAGCGGGTGATAACTCATGCGCATAAGTGCGCTGTAGATGAGTTTATAGAGACTCATGGAATATCACGGGAGACAATTGACCTCATAGGGTTTCACGGGCAAACAGTGCTGCATCAGCCCGGGAGGCAACGCACGGTGCAGTTAGGGCAGGGGGATCGGCTCGCCTGTGAGACAGGTATTGATGTTATTAATGATTTTCGTAGTGCTGATGTAGCCGTTGGAGGCCAAGGTGCACCTTTAGCATCGCTTTATCATATGGCCATGGCCGTATCCATGGATATGGAAACGCCTCTTGCCGTTGTTAATATTGGTGGGATTGCCAATGTGACGTTTATTGATATCCGTAATCCCTCAGAGGCTTATCTGCTGGCGTGTGATACGGGGCCAGGTAATGGTTTGTTGAATGATTGGATTGGTCGGCATTTAGGGTTACCTCATGATCAGGAGGGGCGGTTGGCGTTAGCCGGAACAGTTGACGAGTTGGCTCTTGCTCGGTTTATGGCGTTAGATTTTTTTAGTGAAGTGCCACCGAAGTCTTTGGACAGATTACATTTTGATTTAGGCGCGGTAGGGCATTTGAATGTTGCCGATGGCGCGGCCACCTTGACGGCTTTTACGGCTACAGCCATCGCGCGGGTGGTGGAGCATTTACCGGAAGCGCCTGTACGCTGGATTATTTGTGGAGGGGGACGGCATAATCCGGCCCTGATGGCCGCTCTCTCGCGTTGTTTATCTGGCACAGTAGAGCCCGCAGAGGCCATTGGTTGGCGTGGTGATAGTTTGGAGGCTGAAGCGTTTGCCTGGTTAGCAGTGCGCAGTGCGCAAGGGTTAGCGTTGAGCGTGCCCGGAACAACAGGCGCACCACAGCCAGTTTGTGGCGGACAACGCCATCTGGCCAAGGGCAATTCCTAA